CGTCACCGAGAAGTCGTACTGTAGTATTTTTGCAGCCGCTGGTTGAAGTGGCCCGCTTTAAGTTCGAGACCGCACCTCCAATTTCTTAAGTTCGATACCGCTAGGAAAATCACCAAAAACGGCACGAAATTGAGCTTGTGATATTGCTGTTGCGAACTCGGTACCGTGAAATCGAACTTAAGACACCAAGGCGTTTATCGTTTGTTTAAGACGTTGAATTTTTCCGATGGGTGTTTGTATCACTTGAGGGCTTAAAGACCGTGAGAGGCGATTTTAGAGGCTCACTTTTTCTGGGCCCTTTGAGCAGTTTCTCACCGCACTTCATCTGACGACCAAGGAAGCTTCTGGTGGACCTGGGTTTGGTCTTCTGCGATGTTTTCCAGGCTTCATTATTTGACCTGGCGACCAAGGATCTTTGATCGCCCTATGTATTGGGTCTTATGTGACGGTTGTGTCGGTCAGGCGTGAATGGTGTTAATCCAATAGCGACGTAATCCTCGGATTGTTGATTCGAAGATGCCGCCGCAACGCTCGATGACTGTTCTGGATGCCACGTTATCTTCTTTAACGCACACCAAAACCTTGTCTATACCCATGGCTCGTGCTTCTTGGACTCCAAGTTTCAACGCTGCAGTGGCAGCACCTTTTTGGCGTGCCGATGGTCGAACGCTGTAACCAATATGTCCGCCCACTTCGAGGAGATGTTGGTTAAGGGTGTGCCGCAATGCTAAAAAGCCGACCAGAACATCGTCATCATTAAGGATCCAATAATAAGTACAGTGCACGAAGTTTTCTGGTGGTGGAACAGCTGGGTCGGCTGCCGCAGCGCGATCGTTTAAGTAGTGAAGAAATCCATCTTGGGAAAGGTCAATAGGTGGGTGGTTTTCAAAATAACCCGAACCGTCAATGGGGCCATCGCCGAATTCTTCCAAGGTGGCTTTCCACATGTGATAACCAGAGTTAATAGGCGCGGTTAGTTTGTACATCAGCCCAGGTTAGCAACGCTAACCTGGGCCTGCGCTAAGGGATTGTGTTTTGCGGTGTAGTGCTGTACTCTGTCCGTTTGGACTTTGCACCAGAAAACTCTATAGAGCACAACGGTGTTTTAAAGATCCATGTAAACGTAAACACCTACTTTGTTGTAGGCCCCCCGCCATGAATGGCGATCCGTGTGGGAAATGGCAGCGAGCAAACCGACTATTGAGTTCGGGGAGCGTTGAGTGGCCAGAAAACACACGGTTAACGTCCAAGGTGGGAAGGGAACCCCAACGAGAAAGGCATCAGGTCGTCTCTAATGACAATGACTGATCCAATCGCCGACATGCTGTCGCGCGTGCGCAATGCTAGCAATGCGCACCATGACACCGTGTCCATGCCATCTTCAAAGATCAAGGCAAACATCGCCGAGATCTTGAAGCAAGAAGGCTACATTGCTAACTACACCGTCGAGGACTCCAAGGTTGGAAAGACCCTGACCCTCGAGCTGAAGTACAGCAACACCCGTGAGCGCTCCATCGCTGGTCTGCGCCGCGTTTCCAAGCCAGGTCTGCGTGTATACGCTAAGTCCACCAATCTGCCACAGGTTCTGGGCGGCCTGGGCGTGGCTATCATCTCCACGTCACAGGGCCTCCTGACCGACCGTCAGGCTACCGAGAAGGGCGTAGGCGGAGAAGTCCTCGCCTACGTCTGGTAATAGGGAGGATTGACTAAATATGTCACGTATCGGAAAAGAACCGATCACCATCCCATCCGGTGTCGAAACCAAGATCGATGGACAGTTCGTTGAGGTCAAGGGCCCTAAGGGAACCCTGAACGTTAACGTTCCTGAGCCAATCTCCGTTGCAGTCGAAGACGGACAGATTGTTGTCACCCGCCCGGATGATCACCGCACGAGCCGTTCCCTCCACGGACTGTCCCGCTCCCTGGTTAACAACCTGGTAGTTGGCGTCACCGAGGGCTACACCATCAAGATGGAAATCTTCGGTGTCGGTTACCGTGTAGCGCTGAAGGGCAAGGACCTCGAGTTCTCCCTCGGCTACTCACACCCAGTTCTGATTGAAGCTTCTGAAGGCATCACTTTCGCAGTTGATGGCAACACCAAGCTTTCAGTTTCTGGCATCGACAAGCAGAAGGTTGGACAGGTCGCAGCAGTGATCCGCCGCCTGCGTAAGGACGATCCTTACAAGGGTAAGGGCATCCGCTACGAGGGTGAGCAGATCCGCCGCAAGGTCGGAAAGACGGGTAAGTAAGCAATGAGCAACACTGAAAACAAGCAGAAGCGCGTTTCCGTTGGCAAGGACATCGCGACTCGTCGTCGCGTTGCCCGTGCACGCCGCCACTTCCGCATCCGCAAGAACCTGCGTGGCACCCCAGAGGCTCCACGTTTGGTTGTCCACCGCTCTTCTCGCCACATGCACGTTCAGATCATCGATGACATCGCAGGCCACACCCTGGCAGCTGCATCTTCCATCGAAGCTGAAGTTCGCGCAACCGAAGGCGACAAGAAGGCTAAGGGCGCAAAGGTCGGTCAGCTGATCGCCGAGCGCGCTAAGGCAGCTGGTATCGAGCAGGTCGTCTTCGACCGCGCTGGTTACAAGTACCACGGCCGCGTTGCAGCTCTTGCTGACGCCGCTCGTGAAGGTGGTCTGAAATTCTAATGATGACCATTTCCAAGAACATCAACGGAAGGATTGCGTAATGCCGGGACGTGAACGGCGTGACGGCGGACGCTCCGCCGACGACAACAAGCAAAACGATCGCAACGAGCGTCGTGGCGGAGGCCGCCGCGATGACCGTCGCAATCAGCAGCAGGACGAGCGCTCACAGTACATCGAGCGCGTAGTCACCATCAACCGCGTTTCCAAGGTAGTCAAGGGTGGTCGTCGCTTCAGCTTCACCGCACTTGTCATCGTTGGCGACGGCAAGGGAATGGTCGGTGTCGGTTACGGCAAGGCCAAGGAAGTCCCTGCCGCTATCCAAAAGGGTGCAGAAGAGGCTCGCAAGAACTTCTTCCGCGTCCCAATGGTCAACGGCACCATCACCCACCCAGTTCAGGGCGAGAAGGCAGCCGGCATCGTTATGCTGAAGCCAGCTGCTCCAGGTACCGGCGTTATCGCTGGTGGCGCAGCTCGTCCAGTGCTTGAGTGCGCTGGTATCCAGGACATCCTGTCCAAGTCCCTTGGTTCTGACAACGCTATCAACGTCGTCCACGCAACTGTGGATGGCCTGAAGCAGCTGGTCCGCCCTGAAGAGGTTGCAGCCCGCCGTGGCAAGACCATCGAAGAGGTCGCCCCAGCACGTATTCTGCGTGCACGCGCAGGTCAGGAGGCGTAAGAAATGGCGCTGAAGATTACTCAGATCAAAGGCACTGTGGGCACCAAGCCCAAGCATCGCGACAATCTTCGTTCCCTCGGTCTAAAGCGAATCCGCCAGTCCGTGGTCCGTCCCGACACCCCAGAGGTTCGTGGCATGGTCCAGGCTGTTCGCCACCTGATCGTCGTCGAAGAAGTGGCGGGGGAGTAGGTAACAAATGAGCGAACCAATTAAGCTCCACGATTTGCGCCCAGCACCGGGCTCAAACAAGGCTAAGACCCGCGTTGGTCGAGGCGAAGCATCCAAGGGTAAGACTGCAGGTCGCGGTACCAAGGGTACCAAGGCACGCAAGCAGGTCTCTGCAGCATTCGAAGGTGGCCAGATGCCACTGCAGATGCGTCTTCCTAAGTTGAAGGGCTTCAAGAACCCTAACAAGGTTGACTACCAGGTAGTTAACGTTGCAGATCTTGCAGAGAAGTTCCCACAGGGCGGCGACGTCACTGTAGCTGACATCGTTGCAGCAGGACTTGTCCGCAAGAACGAACTGGTTAAGGTTCTTGGCAACGGCGACATCAGCGTCAAGCTGAACGTCACCGCTAACAAGTTCTCCGGCTCTGCCAAGGAAAAGATCGAAGCCGCTGGCGGCTCCGTCACCGTGGCATAAGTTCTCTTAGAACTTAAAAATTAGTTTGACCCCCAAGGGAAACCTTGGGGGTCAAACTTGTTTGTAGGGGACTTCTAGTGGAACTTTTGGAATGTTATCAAACTGGCAGCTGACTACATCCACCTTTTAATGTCGGGGTTCAACCACATTGGGATCTCGGCGGCGTAATCCAATAATTCGGTTACATCCTCCGGTGTCCTAAGCTCATCGAATGCATTTCTCCAATGTATCTTTTGTGGAGCATTTAGATCGATCTTCTCTATAAACCAATCACCTGCAATCCAGTCAGACCACATCAGTTGTACTGAACCAAATTCGATGTTGTCAGGAATATAGGTAGGGGAGATCTGAGAAAAATAGCCCACGAATGTTTCCCCTCTGCTTTCTTCAACCCTAAATACAACTAGGAGACAATCCTCCTGCACCCATGTAGCCGCCATAGTCAAGGTAGGCCATGTTGTTTTGTCGTGGTAGTCAAAGGCATTTTCCGACGGTATTAGATCTTCAAACATCTGTGACATACGCAAAACTACTTTTTCTAAGTCAAGTTCATAATCTGCTCTGTAGGTCATAACCGTAGGTCCAATGCTGGGATAGCTATACTAAGCCATTGCTGGAGCAACAGCGCCTTTTCATGTTTTCCTTTTGATACGCAGGAAGTGAATTGGGTTTCATGATAGCGGTTTATTTGAATATGCTGGTCACGCGAACAGTGCTAGCAAAAATAACCTCGAGGTTGCGCACTGTCTGAGCAAGTCCTTAACAGCAGCGAAGCTTGATATATAGGCCCGAAGTGTCTTGAGTCTTTTAATAAGCGAGTACATCCAAGGTTAACTTTTTGGGGCTTTAAGGGGCGCGATAACCGCGTCTCTTAAAGCCAAAAACACCCGCCACATTTCAACGTGGCGAGCGTGGCGGGTGTTTTTCCACAAAGCTAGATGGTTCGGTGAATACTCTTGTACGTCAGGTAGGCACTGAGTCCTTCGATGCCGTATTCCACTCCCATGCCGGATTCGTGGCGTCCTCCAAAAGGTGCGGAGTGGTTGGATCCGAAGAAGTTGATGCCTACGGAACCGGAATCAATTTGTCGGGCGACTTTAAGTGCTTGGTTCTCATCTGCACCAAACACTAGGCCGCCGAGTCCAAATTCAGTATTGTTGGCTAATTCGATTGCTTCTGAAACACCTTCTGTGTCGTCGTATTTCAGGATGGAAATTACGGGGCCGAAGATTTCTTCGCGTGAAATTCGCATGTCTGGGGTGACATCGGCAAACACGGTTGGTTGGATAAATTCGCCTGACTCTAACCCTTCTGAAAGTTCGGTTGATCGTGCTCCGCCTGTAACAACTCTTGCGCCTTCTTGTCGTGCAGATTCGATATAGGACATGACGGTTGAGTATTGGGAAGCGCTGGCAACTGGACCGAAAACCGTTGCTTCATCATAAGGATCACCTTGTGTACCTGCAGCGATGGTGCTTGCTACCGTGTGCACGACTTCTTCGTAGCGTGAGCTGGGCGCAATGATGCGGGTGCTGATATAGCAGGTTTGGCCAGTATTGCGCATGCAGGATCGAATCAAACGAGCAGAAAGTACTGACATATCGGCGTCGGGGAGGATTATTGCGGAGGATTTTCCGCCGAGTTCTAACGTCACTGGTCGGAGGAGTTCTCCACAGGCAGCGGCGATCTTCTTTCCAACGGGTGTGGATCCTGTGAAGGCTACTTTGTCTATGCCAGGGTGACGAACAAGGGCATCGCCGAAGCGTCCCGAACCAGTGAGTAGATTGACGACACCTGCTGGAACTCCGGCGGCTTCGATGGCTTCGATGATGAAACGGATCGATAGCGGAGTGGGGGAAGCTGGTTTGATAATGGTGGTACAGCCTGCAAGAAGTGCTGGTGCCAGTTTGATGACAACGAGGTTGATTGGGAAATTCCATGGGGCAATTAATGCGCAGACACCGATGGGATCTTTGTCCACAATGGATTCGGCACCACCGGCGGGGAATGGACGGATGTCTTCGCCATCTAGCCAAGGTGCGAGTGTGGCAAAGTATCGGAAGATTCCTGCGGCATTGGATGCAGCACCGCGGGTCTCGGAGCTGGGCGAGCCGTTTTCACGAGTATTGGTCAGTGCTAGGGCTTCGGAGCGGGATTCAATTTCCGTTGCGATTTTAAGGAGATACTCAGCTCGTTGCGCACCTGTAAGTGCACCCCAAGATTGAAGGGCTGTTCGCGCAGCATTAACCGCTGTGTCCAATTCAGCTTCGGTTGCTTCTGGAACAGATCCCCATTCTTGTCCAACTGCTGGATCTACAACAACGTTGCGTTTGGTTCCTTCTGCTTTCACCCAGGTGCCGTTGATGTAGAAATCATCAACATGGGTGTAGGGGAGGCGGAGGGCAGCACGTTTAGTTAAAGCATTCATCGGATTGCGTCCGTTCTTAATAAAGCCTTCGCACGGTTTAGATCTGCTGTGGCCATGCGGTACGCAGCTTCGGTGATTAATTCTGGGAGGATTTCCCTGTGAAGGCGGTCGACATAGTCGGATACTGGCATCCCGAACCAGGAGCTAGAAGCCATAATCCCGGCGCGATCGAATCGCCAGAGGCGGTCGCAATCGCGCACGAGGGCGTCTTCTAGGGAATAGGCGACTTGGCGGGTGTCGTGTCCGTCGATGATGTCGCAGACTTGTTCAATAAATTCGGAGGAGTATCCGAGTGAGGGGAGTACTCTGCGGGCAACGATGCAGCCTTCTGATTCGTGTTCGAATCGGATTGCGGCTTTGCGCCAGTTTCCGGAGAAGCCTTCGGAGATGATTCGGCTTTCGTCAACATGAGCCCAGCCAGTGTCGTGGAGGATTGCGGCTACGAGAACTAATTCTCTGTTTGCTAAAGGATAGGCATCGCATAAACGCTCAGCGTAGGCGGCGACGATGGGAAGATGTACGTCGTTTGCACGGGTGCGGGTTTCAGGCTCTATTGCTTTCCATAATTGTTCAAACCCTGCTGAAGGTGATGCACAAATAGTGGAGGTATCAATCGGACCTGTAGAGGGAATAGGGCGGATACCAAAATCTTCAGCAAAAGCAACGGCGCGTGGATCAGAGGCGTGGACACTGGGGTCCGCTTGCTCCCAAGCGGGAAGATTACTTCGAGTCATTGGGTTACCTCCAGGTCAACAGCGAGTTTCTTCAACGGCTGCGAGATATCGGCAGCAAGCTCGGCGGGGATGTTTTGGTTTTTGGAAAGTGCACTGCGTACTGCCATGAAATCGAGTGGGGCGTTGACACAATCGGCGGCAATGATTTGGCCGTCTCTGTAATAGAGAACCGAGAATTTCTTCTTCTCTAGATCTTGGCGGATTACTGTGGTGTCATAACCCACGGTGAGTCCGGCGATTTGTAGTTTCAGATCTCCTTGATTGGACCAAAACCAGGGGATTCCGGCGTAGGCTTCTGGTTGGCCAACTAGTGAATATGCAGCAATCTTTGCATGCTCGATGGCGTTGTTGACGCTTTCGAGGCGGATGCGTTCATCAGCGGGGGATCCAGGGATTGGGTTGGGAATGTTCGCGACATCACCAATTGCGATGGTGGTGCCATCTGAAGCGATGGCATGTTTATCCACCACGATGCCGTTGTTGATTTCCAGTCCCAGATCTGAAGCGAGCTCTGTGTTTGGAATGACACCAATGCCTACGATTACTAGCTGAGCTGGAATGACTGTGCCATCCTCTAGCTCAACGCCGCTGAGCTTTCCATCATCGCTCACAAATTGTTTCATCCGGGCATTAAGCACAATATTTACGCCACGGGAACGGTGTTGCTCGAGGAAGAATGACGCGGTTTCTTCACCTACGGCACGCCCAATCAGCCGTGGACCATATTCCAAAACTGTGACGTTTTTGCCGAGGTCATGAAGTGAACAGGCAGCTTCCAATCCGATGAAGCCACCACCGATTACAACGGCATCGGTGACAGAACCAATCATTGCCTTAAGTGCTAGGGCGTCGTCTGCATTACGCAGGTAGGTGACACCCTCCAAGTCGGCGCCCGGGAGGTCGAGGCGGCGAGGGCGGGCACCAACCGCTAGGGCGAGGCGTCGAAAAGCAAACTCTTTTCCGGCGCCGTAGGCGACCCCTGAACCGTCCTTGTTCTTTTCAATGTGCTCGATGCGCACGCCCTTGACCAGCTGAATATTGTTTTCTTCCCAGTATTCGTTGGAGCGGAAAATCAGGCGCTCTTTGTCGATCGTGCCCTGGAGAAACTCCTTGGACAACGCGGGGCGCTGGTAAGGGCGGTGGTCTTCCTCACCCAACAAAGTGATCGACTCGGTAAAACCCATGGCACGCAGGGAAATCGCCAGCTGCACACCGGCTTGATTCGCGCCGATGATCAAAATCCCAGTTTCAGTGGAAGTATTCATGGCGTAACCTCACACTTGTGTTTCTGGTGTGGTCACTGAAAGATCCATGTCTTCTGTGACCTTGATCTGGCAGGACAGGCGAGAGCACTCCTCGCGGTCAACGGCTGCACCCCACAGCATCTCATCTTCCATCTCCTCCATCGGAGGAAGAGCATCGTATTGTTCGGGGTCAACAAACACATGGCAGGTTGCACACGACAAAGAGCCACCGCATTCAGCAACAATGCCAGGAACGCCGTTGCGGACAGCAGTTTCCATCACTGAATCACCAACAGTTGCGTCAATGGTGCGAGTGTCACCTGAATGATCAATGAAATGAATAGTGGACATGATCTTCTCCTAAAAAAATTTCTCAGTATTTAGATAAACTGTCGGCCGCCATCAACGATGAGCGTTTGCCCAGTGATGTATTCAGCCTCTGGGGATGCAAGGAACAAGGTGGCACCGACGATGTCTTGC
Above is a genomic segment from Corynebacterium suranareeae containing:
- a CDS encoding aldehyde dehydrogenase family protein: MNALTKRAALRLPYTHVDDFYINGTWVKAEGTKRNVVVDPAVGQEWGSVPEATEAELDTAVNAARTALQSWGALTGAQRAEYLLKIATEIESRSEALALTNTRENGSPSSETRGAASNAAGIFRYFATLAPWLDGEDIRPFPAGGAESIVDKDPIGVCALIAPWNFPINLVVIKLAPALLAGCTTIIKPASPTPLSIRFIIEAIEAAGVPAGVVNLLTGSGRFGDALVRHPGIDKVAFTGSTPVGKKIAAACGELLRPVTLELGGKSSAIILPDADMSVLSARLIRSCMRNTGQTCYISTRIIAPSSRYEEVVHTVASTIAAGTQGDPYDEATVFGPVASASQYSTVMSYIESARQEGARVVTGGARSTELSEGLESGEFIQPTVFADVTPDMRISREEIFGPVISILKYDDTEGVSEAIELANNTEFGLGGLVFGADENQALKVARQIDSGSVGINFFGSNHSAPFGGRHESGMGVEYGIEGLSAYLTYKSIHRTI
- the rplF gene encoding 50S ribosomal protein L6; amino-acid sequence: MSRIGKEPITIPSGVETKIDGQFVEVKGPKGTLNVNVPEPISVAVEDGQIVVTRPDDHRTSRSLHGLSRSLVNNLVVGVTEGYTIKMEIFGVGYRVALKGKDLEFSLGYSHPVLIEASEGITFAVDGNTKLSVSGIDKQKVGQVAAVIRRLRKDDPYKGKGIRYEGEQIRRKVGKTGK
- the rplO gene encoding 50S ribosomal protein L15, which produces MSEPIKLHDLRPAPGSNKAKTRVGRGEASKGKTAGRGTKGTKARKQVSAAFEGGQMPLQMRLPKLKGFKNPNKVDYQVVNVADLAEKFPQGGDVTVADIVAAGLVRKNELVKVLGNGDISVKLNVTANKFSGSAKEKIEAAGGSVTVA
- a CDS encoding GNAT family N-acetyltransferase, whose translation is MYKLTAPINSGYHMWKATLEEFGDGPIDGSGYFENHPPIDLSQDGFLHYLNDRAAAADPAVPPPENFVHCTYYWILNDDDVLVGFLALRHTLNQHLLEVGGHIGYSVRPSARQKGAATAALKLGVQEARAMGIDKVLVCVKEDNVASRTVIERCGGIFESTIRGLRRYWINTIHA
- the rpsE gene encoding 30S ribosomal protein S5, whose translation is MPGRERRDGGRSADDNKQNDRNERRGGGRRDDRRNQQQDERSQYIERVVTINRVSKVVKGGRRFSFTALVIVGDGKGMVGVGYGKAKEVPAAIQKGAEEARKNFFRVPMVNGTITHPVQGEKAAGIVMLKPAAPGTGVIAGGAARPVLECAGIQDILSKSLGSDNAINVVHATVDGLKQLVRPEEVAARRGKTIEEVAPARILRARAGQEA
- a CDS encoding 2Fe-2S iron-sulfur cluster-binding protein; translation: MSTIHFIDHSGDTRTIDATVGDSVMETAVRNGVPGIVAECGGSLSCATCHVFVDPEQYDALPPMEEMEDEMLWGAAVDREECSRLSCQIKVTEDMDLSVTTPETQV
- a CDS encoding HD domain-containing protein, translated to MTRSNLPAWEQADPSVHASDPRAVAFAEDFGIRPIPSTGPIDTSTICASPSAGFEQLWKAIEPETRTRANDVHLPIVAAYAERLCDAYPLANRELVLVAAILHDTGWAHVDESRIISEGFSGNWRKAAIRFEHESEGCIVARRVLPSLGYSSEFIEQVCDIIDGHDTRQVAYSLEDALVRDCDRLWRFDRAGIMASSSWFGMPVSDYVDRLHREILPELITEAAYRMATADLNRAKALLRTDAIR
- the rpmD gene encoding 50S ribosomal protein L30, producing MALKITQIKGTVGTKPKHRDNLRSLGLKRIRQSVVRPDTPEVRGMVQAVRHLIVVEEVAGE
- a CDS encoding NAD(P)/FAD-dependent oxidoreductase, translating into MNTSTETGILIIGANQAGVQLAISLRAMGFTESITLLGEEDHRPYQRPALSKEFLQGTIDKERLIFRSNEYWEENNIQLVKGVRIEHIEKNKDGSGVAYGAGKEFAFRRLALAVGARPRRLDLPGADLEGVTYLRNADDALALKAMIGSVTDAVVIGGGFIGLEAACSLHDLGKNVTVLEYGPRLIGRAVGEETASFFLEQHRSRGVNIVLNARMKQFVSDDGKLSGVELEDGTVIPAQLVIVGIGVIPNTELASDLGLEINNGIVVDKHAIASDGTTIAIGDVANIPNPIPGSPADERIRLESVNNAIEHAKIAAYSLVGQPEAYAGIPWFWSNQGDLKLQIAGLTVGYDTTVIRQDLEKKKFSVLYYRDGQIIAADCVNAPLDFMAVRSALSKNQNIPAELAADISQPLKKLAVDLEVTQ
- the rpsH gene encoding 30S ribosomal protein S8, encoding MTMTDPIADMLSRVRNASNAHHDTVSMPSSKIKANIAEILKQEGYIANYTVEDSKVGKTLTLELKYSNTRERSIAGLRRVSKPGLRVYAKSTNLPQVLGGLGVAIISTSQGLLTDRQATEKGVGGEVLAYVW
- the rplR gene encoding 50S ribosomal protein L18, producing the protein MSNTENKQKRVSVGKDIATRRRVARARRHFRIRKNLRGTPEAPRLVVHRSSRHMHVQIIDDIAGHTLAAASSIEAEVRATEGDKKAKGAKVGQLIAERAKAAGIEQVVFDRAGYKYHGRVAALADAAREGGLKF